From one Butyricimonas faecihominis genomic stretch:
- a CDS encoding OmpA family protein, whose amino-acid sequence MRKKKIHILLSVAVFLFLMDGAIPVEAHERKLGRVERRADRNFVRQKFNKAMAQYETALKKEENLQNQAALHLKIARLYFMVRDYSWAIGHYEKAMELERDLFLVDDVCDYIDALRFQGQTRKAEAICLDNAYKDQYSRYQRYQNTLEALAMRHSVQEFPGFTAKRLALNTPNAEFWIGNYGEQPFYAISYSKFNDPGKLFFHRTHYYELKEAGEKVMSQKSPRYSDYFRRIPVDLQNGPVTFSPDMQLMVTTVIEYDKKNVSVEMVDKKHRPFRTKLYYSVIKNQSKRFGKYIPVFPQDPENSYAHPYLFNDGKSLLFTSDMPGGFGGFDLYVVHWDEETQEWGTPMNLGADVNTEGNEIFPLLYEGRLIFSSNGLPGFGGYDLFNANYDHEGVVPGSVRHFPYPVNSVFNDYFMCPLDLRTAYFVSDREMESRDDIYYLQTDEDLGTQQGDPHFGMSEENAILGGALLLNGATEAVTKETISLKRYAPEGLLMTLYFDFDSDKLTRESTQCLEQFINEMGTYYFTELRFDGFADEMGSDNYNYALSARRAKSVAEFLRDHGVNIQFNIKAHGKVKLSPEEMKEEMGTQSEGNIDWIQVNRRARRVEIYHKR is encoded by the coding sequence ACGGGTGGAGAGACGGGCTGACCGTAATTTTGTTAGACAGAAGTTTAATAAAGCGATGGCGCAGTATGAAACGGCTCTTAAAAAAGAAGAGAATCTGCAAAATCAAGCCGCTCTTCACCTGAAGATCGCACGCTTGTATTTCATGGTACGGGATTATAGTTGGGCTATCGGGCATTACGAGAAGGCGATGGAGCTGGAACGGGATTTGTTCCTCGTGGATGACGTGTGTGATTACATTGATGCGTTGCGTTTCCAAGGTCAGACACGGAAAGCCGAGGCGATTTGCTTGGATAATGCCTATAAAGATCAGTATAGCAGGTACCAACGCTACCAAAATACACTGGAGGCTCTTGCCATGCGTCATTCCGTGCAGGAATTTCCCGGGTTCACGGCCAAACGATTGGCTTTGAACACGCCGAATGCCGAGTTCTGGATCGGGAATTACGGGGAACAACCTTTCTATGCCATCAGTTACAGTAAGTTTAACGATCCCGGGAAGTTGTTTTTCCATCGTACTCACTATTACGAGTTGAAGGAGGCCGGGGAGAAAGTGATGTCACAGAAATCACCGAGATATTCCGATTATTTCCGGAGGATTCCGGTGGATTTGCAGAATGGACCGGTGACGTTTTCACCGGATATGCAGTTGATGGTGACCACGGTGATCGAGTACGATAAAAAGAATGTATCGGTGGAGATGGTGGACAAAAAGCATCGTCCTTTCCGGACTAAATTGTATTATTCGGTGATCAAGAACCAGAGTAAACGTTTTGGAAAGTACATTCCGGTTTTCCCGCAAGACCCAGAAAATTCGTATGCTCATCCTTACTTGTTTAATGACGGAAAATCATTGTTGTTCACTTCTGATATGCCGGGAGGATTCGGTGGATTTGACTTGTACGTCGTTCATTGGGACGAGGAGACGCAAGAGTGGGGAACCCCGATGAATTTGGGGGCGGATGTCAACACGGAAGGGAACGAGATTTTTCCCTTGCTTTACGAGGGACGTCTTATTTTTTCATCTAACGGGTTACCGGGTTTCGGTGGGTATGATCTGTTCAATGCCAACTACGATCACGAGGGAGTAGTTCCGGGCAGCGTGCGTCATTTCCCTTATCCGGTGAATTCGGTTTTCAACGACTATTTTATGTGTCCGCTGGATTTGCGAACCGCTTATTTCGTTTCGGATCGGGAAATGGAGTCCCGGGATGATATTTATTATCTGCAAACCGATGAAGATTTGGGGACCCAACAAGGAGACCCTCATTTCGGGATGAGCGAGGAAAACGCGATTTTGGGCGGGGCTTTGTTACTGAACGGGGCCACGGAAGCGGTTACCAAGGAAACTATTTCACTAAAACGATATGCACCGGAAGGTTTGCTAATGACTCTTTATTTTGATTTCGATTCGGACAAATTGACCCGAGAATCCACTCAATGCCTAGAGCAGTTTATCAATGAAATGGGTACCTACTATTTCACCGAGTTGAGATTTGACGGTTTCGCGGACGAGATGGGTAGTGATAATTACAACTATGCCCTGTCGGCTCGAAGAGCAAAGAGCGTGGCCGAGTTTTTACGGGATCATGGTGTAAATATACAATTCAATATAAAGGCTCACGGCAAGGTGAAACTTTCTCCAGAAGAGATGAAGGAAGAAATGGGAACTCAGTCGGAGGGAAATATTGACTGGATCCAAGTGAATCGTCGGGCAAGACGTGTTGAGATATATCATAAGAGGTAG
- a CDS encoding Calx-beta domain-containing protein encodes MKKTRIHGVWILFLLSVVTCLQVKAQYMPVVFDKVYGDKNQIQLVCPLPGDEVALVGKEGQKYNLTWVEREGDVVFSLPLTGFTAVNEIAELDNNRVLVVGQSTMPNVKGKKDRITLCGRIAVVERNGRIVTDIYAGDQGSNFLKGMLLRSGAFVVSGSEPKGADGRQGILLKLDPTGSVVYQYKNAGGGYCDQFAVMGNSIEYICAAFSAGKDKEQALVVRLDDKGKPYYMTAIPAKQFVVTGLNANINDGSVLVIGNSPTDGGIIYKIRPEGDIVFAKNMIPANQGAAMLDHLQVARNGNILVGGSGSQGYYALLRNDGTALYSGTSKGNVRGIGMNPATGESVVTTYDMGGRRGTFIRIHPTGKVEFERSLDGNFDKMKVTNSGEILLLSSSEGRVCMFSSTGEKEFDRYVTDNKPTAYRQAYTASSGELLFLGAGGRLVKLGHGLYVSDVKITKPVNGIATAIFTVTLTGYATTKEGAPIPVSVGYATQEKTANIANNFTPVKGKLSFTPSRGTADRYLVKQDIEVSVKANNLIEGMKEFELVLSDAQQSYLVKPVGKAVIEDQQAVVKMVRTEQGEEGTKDILYELGLFKPDGTPLTNSTGANIIVDGIYGEGTADALDFDMGLTPRVMFANGSQKSSFSVKTLEDTRYELPKTVVINFNKVHCLSGSNVAFEGELLSCSGVVVDQPARLMIASLGDHRLNNNVVSGFFTVSLVRASDGALLTNATGSDVIVNCVAVPDASAKEGKDFVFTNMHDLRISGDGNHSSANVYGVVLYSTDAAEKQVKLKIKSVTQPTGAQPISVSDAESSAEFTIRK; translated from the coding sequence ATGAAGAAGACAAGAATTCATGGAGTGTGGATATTGTTCCTGTTGAGCGTTGTCACTTGTTTGCAGGTGAAAGCTCAATACATGCCGGTGGTGTTCGATAAGGTGTATGGTGATAAAAATCAGATTCAACTGGTTTGTCCGCTGCCCGGTGATGAAGTAGCTTTAGTAGGTAAAGAAGGTCAGAAATATAACCTGACATGGGTGGAACGGGAAGGAGACGTGGTCTTTTCACTTCCTTTGACGGGTTTTACCGCCGTGAACGAGATAGCGGAGTTGGATAACAACCGGGTTTTGGTGGTAGGACAGTCTACGATGCCGAATGTTAAAGGTAAAAAAGATAGAATCACGTTGTGCGGGCGTATCGCTGTGGTTGAACGCAACGGACGTATCGTTACCGATATTTATGCCGGGGATCAGGGCAGTAATTTCCTGAAAGGGATGTTGTTGCGGAGCGGGGCGTTCGTGGTGTCCGGTTCGGAGCCGAAAGGAGCGGACGGTCGTCAGGGAATCCTATTGAAACTGGACCCGACGGGTAGCGTGGTTTACCAGTATAAAAATGCCGGGGGTGGTTATTGCGACCAGTTCGCGGTGATGGGAAATTCGATTGAATACATTTGTGCGGCGTTCTCTGCCGGAAAGGATAAGGAGCAGGCTCTCGTGGTTCGTCTGGATGATAAGGGAAAACCTTATTACATGACGGCGATCCCGGCAAAACAATTTGTCGTGACCGGGTTGAATGCCAATATTAATGACGGTTCGGTACTGGTGATCGGTAATTCGCCGACAGACGGGGGGATTATTTACAAGATTCGTCCGGAGGGGGACATCGTGTTTGCGAAGAATATGATTCCCGCCAACCAAGGGGCCGCTATGCTAGATCATCTTCAGGTGGCTCGTAATGGTAACATTTTGGTTGGAGGTAGTGGAAGTCAAGGATATTACGCTTTGTTGCGTAATGACGGAACAGCCTTATATTCGGGTACGTCCAAGGGGAATGTACGGGGAATTGGGATGAACCCGGCAACCGGGGAGTCCGTGGTGACGACATACGATATGGGCGGACGTAGAGGTACGTTTATACGTATTCACCCGACCGGGAAAGTGGAGTTCGAGCGTTCACTGGATGGTAATTTTGACAAAATGAAAGTGACTAACAGCGGGGAGATTTTATTGTTATCTTCTTCTGAAGGACGGGTTTGTATGTTTTCGTCCACGGGTGAAAAGGAGTTTGACCGTTACGTGACGGATAATAAACCGACGGCTTATCGTCAGGCATATACCGCTTCATCCGGGGAGTTACTTTTCCTAGGAGCGGGAGGTCGTCTCGTGAAACTGGGACATGGTCTTTATGTTTCGGACGTGAAGATCACGAAACCGGTGAACGGAATAGCCACGGCTATTTTTACCGTGACTCTGACCGGGTATGCCACGACGAAAGAAGGCGCACCAATTCCGGTAAGCGTGGGATATGCTACCCAAGAGAAAACGGCTAATATCGCGAATAATTTTACACCGGTGAAAGGAAAGCTTTCGTTTACCCCATCTCGGGGAACGGCTGACCGTTATCTGGTAAAACAGGATATAGAGGTGTCCGTGAAAGCGAATAATTTGATCGAGGGGATGAAAGAGTTTGAACTCGTACTTTCGGATGCACAGCAAAGTTATCTGGTGAAACCCGTGGGTAAGGCGGTGATCGAGGATCAACAGGCTGTTGTTAAGATGGTTCGTACGGAACAGGGAGAAGAGGGAACAAAAGATATTTTATACGAACTTGGATTATTCAAACCGGATGGAACTCCTTTGACGAACTCGACGGGAGCCAATATCATCGTGGATGGTATCTACGGGGAAGGAACAGCCGATGCTCTTGACTTTGATATGGGATTAACCCCGAGAGTGATGTTTGCCAATGGATCACAGAAATCATCGTTCTCTGTGAAAACGTTGGAGGATACCCGTTATGAATTACCCAAGACGGTCGTGATTAACTTTAACAAGGTACATTGCCTGAGTGGTTCGAACGTGGCTTTTGAAGGGGAGTTGTTGAGTTGTAGCGGGGTGGTTGTCGATCAACCGGCACGTTTAATGATTGCTTCCCTTGGCGATCACAGATTGAACAATAATGTTGTATCGGGATTCTTCACGGTGTCTTTGGTGCGGGCTTCTGACGGGGCTTTGCTTACGAATGCTACCGGAAGTGATGTTATCGTGAATTGTGTGGCGGTTCCTGATGCTTCGGCTAAAGAAGGTAAAGACTTTGTATTCACGAATATGCATGATCTCCGCATCAGTGGTGACGGGAATCATAGTTCCGCGAACGTGTATGGTGTGGTGCTATATAGTACGGATGCAGCGGAAAAACAAGTGAAGTTGAAGATCAAGTCTGTAACTCAACCCACGGGTGCGCAACCGATCAGTGTTTCGGATGCGGAATCCTCGGCCGAGTTCACGATCCGTAAATAA
- a CDS encoding FimB/Mfa2 family fimbrial subunit, whose translation MKSYLKIIPYLICILFASCASDDSHPIQTPRQVNVALTVTLPEPENVQSLARSYTDSEIRNVDVLVFDEDGKFMERVKVDGGELTPSGTEISFSIRLDATSKRRVIHLVPNGRTPDGVTDRLNFGDITPTMTESAAMLALKTSTFAGTLVDNVMPLIMWGRVELPTGINIVTKADNVKLLRAVACVQVKKGAASAANGLNDFTVQSITVNKGSDCGYLTPTNYLMTITPVTGRPLSGSTLNYANGWSDGETPSLYIYERNCTTNDYMGVIIKAKYKGKEGYYKVVMVDNVGTPLNVVRNHRYIITVVSVNGPGYTNVTDAINFAPSNALKVELTDEDADFPCIVADAQHRMTMSNNVFNLYGKNQTTSVANGIEICTVYSSRGVTPVVTGGTTWLTGLQVQPLGSNKYKIVGNFVGTSTLVSTTLTITCDNLSQSVEVSWNPEISTQKDGDSYVLDLVNTTNHNWTIQIMKPLSTTWLALHPTASLPAAFPGVDGFLSELNSNYYTHAYLHIGFGSNRSGMVQMSSVVGGKTKACKIIIVQ comes from the coding sequence ATGAAATCATATCTCAAAATAATACCATATTTAATATGCATATTATTCGCCTCTTGTGCCAGTGATGATAGTCATCCTATACAGACACCTCGTCAAGTGAATGTAGCTCTTACTGTGACTCTGCCAGAGCCGGAAAACGTACAGTCGCTTGCTCGTTCCTACACGGACAGCGAGATCCGGAACGTGGACGTGCTGGTGTTCGACGAGGATGGGAAGTTCATGGAGCGGGTGAAGGTGGATGGCGGGGAGTTGACACCCAGCGGGACGGAAATTTCTTTCTCGATACGTTTGGATGCTACTTCGAAACGACGTGTTATCCATCTAGTGCCTAATGGGCGGACTCCTGACGGGGTGACTGACCGGCTGAATTTCGGGGACATTACCCCCACAATGACGGAAAGTGCGGCCATGCTTGCGCTAAAGACCTCGACGTTTGCGGGAACTCTGGTGGATAACGTGATGCCTTTGATCATGTGGGGACGTGTTGAACTACCGACGGGAATTAATATCGTGACGAAGGCGGATAACGTGAAGTTGTTACGTGCCGTGGCTTGCGTGCAGGTAAAGAAAGGTGCGGCCAGCGCCGCAAACGGGTTGAATGATTTCACCGTTCAAAGTATAACGGTGAATAAAGGCTCCGATTGCGGTTACCTGACTCCCACGAATTATTTGATGACTATCACCCCCGTGACAGGGCGTCCTCTTTCCGGTAGTACTTTGAATTACGCCAACGGATGGTCGGACGGGGAAACTCCTTCCTTGTATATTTACGAGCGGAATTGTACGACAAACGATTACATGGGCGTGATCATTAAAGCCAAGTATAAAGGGAAAGAGGGGTATTATAAAGTGGTGATGGTAGATAATGTAGGTACTCCCTTGAATGTCGTGCGGAATCATCGTTATATCATCACGGTGGTTAGCGTGAACGGTCCGGGATATACCAACGTGACGGATGCGATCAATTTTGCCCCGTCAAATGCCTTGAAGGTGGAATTGACGGATGAAGACGCTGATTTCCCTTGCATCGTGGCTGACGCCCAACATCGGATGACAATGTCCAATAACGTGTTTAACCTGTACGGTAAAAACCAAACGACCTCTGTTGCTAACGGTATTGAAATTTGCACGGTATATTCGAGCCGAGGTGTCACGCCCGTGGTGACGGGAGGAACAACTTGGCTTACCGGTTTGCAAGTCCAACCGTTGGGAAGTAACAAATACAAGATTGTCGGAAACTTCGTGGGAACGTCTACTCTTGTATCCACAACTTTGACAATTACCTGTGATAACTTGTCCCAGTCTGTTGAGGTCAGTTGGAACCCGGAAATCTCCACTCAAAAGGATGGGGATTCGTATGTTCTGGATTTAGTAAATACAACAAATCATAACTGGACCATACAGATTATGAAGCCATTGTCTACTACCTGGTTGGCCTTGCATCCTACCGCCAGCTTGCCTGCAGCCTTCCCGGGTGTAGACGGTTTTTTATCGGAGCTTAATAGTAATTATTATACTCATGCTTACCTGCATATCGGCTTTGGAAGTAACAGGAGCGGGATGGTGCAGATGAGTTCGGTTGTTGGCGGTAAGACAAAAGCGTGTAAAATAATCATTGTTCAATAA